GCAGCTGCTAAGAAAGAATCATCCTCAGAAGATAGTAGCGATGAGGAAGAGAAGAAACCACCAGCAAAGAAAGCAGCAACTCCTGCTAAGCCTGCTGCAGCTAAGAAAGCAGCATCTTCAAGTGATGACAGTAGTTCAGAAGAAGAAGCACCTAAACCTGCTGCTAAACCTGCAGCTACACCCAAACCAACACCGGTGAAAAAAGCTGCTGCTTCTTCGAGTGACAGCGATGATAGCGATGAGGATGTTGAGATGCCAGCTGCAAAGACTCCAAGTAAGCCGGCTCCAGCCGCTGCTAAGAAAGAGTCATCGTCAGATGACAGCAGCGATGAGGATGAAAAACCTGCAGCAAAGAAAGCAGCGACTCCCGCTAAGCCTGCAGCTGCAGCCAAGAAAGCAGCATCTTCAAGTGACGATAGTAGTTCGGACGAAGAAGCCGCCGCAAAGCCTCCAGCCAAGGTATTAGtagttaataattttatttccttACTTATCAACAATTttgctaattttaaaattaatttgacaaTAACTTATATAAATAATTGTAACTCCTAAGCGGGCTTGAAGTCAATTTTGTTCTTTATGCAAATTTTTCGTCAATGTTTCGGTTGTGATTACAACCTTCTTCAGtgcccatgttctgtaacttttatcacgggcgataaaatatttgaatgactttaaaatgcattttatctcatcaaaataaaagaaatttcgttcaaaatcataatttctcaattcataaattctggaatttatggaagaaaatggattttagagacgttgaaaaacgtttatcgctagtgataaagttacagaacaggggcccTGCGActctaaataaatatttttaatctaaatattaataaaataggaAATAACAAGCTATACCTGAAAACATTTTAagagttttcttaaaatatttgatggtagctcttttttttttctcttttttatttttctaatattttaaaattcaaataatgaagtcttgaaaaagacattTCAATCCAAATCTTTCTAATATGTAGAATGCTAAACGCTCCAATAAGAAATGAAGATAATGTTCGTATAGCCTGCAAATCGGCAAATATCATAAGAAGTTCATTGTTTTCGAATTTAAAAGGTGGaattaataaaagttaaaaatcaaatgaagaCCCTTTAGTCTGGATCAACGACTATGAATATGCCCCAAAGCTCCGTTAATCAACCCAACTAATGCTATCAATACTTAACAAGAACTAAATGTGAAAACTTCATAAATTTCAACGCTTTGAGTGCTATTGAAAATGGTGAAGACTTGGTTATTGGAGATTCTTCAATTGAAAAACTCAAAACTGTAATTTAATTCTTGTCTTTAACTTTCTTCTGGCACTCGACTCAAAATTATCTCGCAAGTATTCACACTCAAAACGCGTTGCAAGACAATTCTCAAAAGTTTCAGTTTTCAATTGTTGTAAGCAAAGAGTCAGAACTTAACttacataacaaaaaaactgtaaaagcATTTAAGCATTCAAATCTGCATGTAATACATGGACCAACTAAGCAATTGGTATTTGGATGTATCATATAATATGCTCATGCTCATAAAttttcccaaaggaacgcagctaatgaaATCTAAATTACACATTTGATACATTTAATTTCACGCCCGTCAGTGAGCATAAAAAccaggggggtcattccgtaattttcaaAACGTTTATCGTCAAAACGTTTATCGTGGACGTTATCGTCCACATTTTGCTTCACGTAACTCAGCGAAATACGTTTCGTCTACGTTTATTTCTTCATGCAGTTTGAGAAGTTTCAGAAATTCTCAAACTGCTTTTAATGTCATACTGACTCTGTCTGTCATTAAGAATTAGAGGAGAGAAGGTGCGTTgctgttttgttattttttgtgttgttttttttttttttattgtgtccTGTCATTTTTTTGGTGGTGGGTTGTGGtattaattgaagaaaaatgcaaaataaatttgttttaatttttttgtttcttatttgaatttgttatgcaaaaacaactattttaaatgttttatatgGACATGtaaatataaaacatacaacCATTGCGTTTGTTAGGACTAACtcgtcatttaattttttttagagtaaACCCAAAAATTAACCATCATTTGATGTTTTTTGTATGCAATATTAGATTTGAGTTTGTTTACTATTAAACAAACTCAAATCTAAAATTGCATTTGGTCAAATgcgttgaaaaaattaaaaaaaggtataaacgTATGGAAAACGTgagctatttagctatcgtccaAACGTCAACGTTTTGGCGTGTACGTTTAGACGATTTTCGTCTTccgtgaagcaaaaaaaaatatagcgaAAACGTGATCGTCCAAACGATTGACGTTTTTCGTTTTACGTGAAGCAACTCTATCGTCCAAACGTTAACGTCTGACGATAATCGAgatacggaatgaccccccagaatatttaacaaaataaaaaaatatatcaaaaattgcataccaaaaaaattgtatgcgtTTTTTTGGGCCATATTTTGAAGCGGGTATTTTTGGCtacaagatttttcaaaaattgtaatggagtgtgaataaattaagGCAAACAGCTTTTTATTTGGAAACCTGGAAGCTTTTCATTTTGGATTTTCTATGCTTTTAGCATTTACCAGATTTCAATTTTATGAACTCTTACAAAAGTTATCGTGCTTACAAACATCAAGGCACAACAAAATGTCTCAAAAACATGTTTTGTAAAATTGGAACGGTAGTTCTACTTTTTAtttgtgtggatcagaatcaaaacccattttatccactttttttgatttcgagtaaatcgagaaaaacttgtatctcataaacgaaacattttttagtacttttttaaatgcaggattGATTCAATTAGGATTCCCTACAGTTCAAGTCCAGAAATCGTGATCTgagggttttagttttagagctatacccaaaacaaatatggatataatggattttgaaaatcacctctgaatttcaggccaaaataagaaaatatggcattcaaaaaaactcaattaaaaacgagaaaattttatttccttttttttaactacgcctactttcttgaacaaataaattcaaacctaaatgccgaaatttttttttcaaaaatccgtatAAATTGTCGAATATTCCCATCTAATCTCATCCCAtggataaaatggtttttgaatttcaaatttattttagaaataatattttgaatggatataatggattttgatgcgaataaaattgtttggatataatgggttttgaaacaaaaactcaagtggatagaatgggttttgaaattaacctctaactttgtggtctgatttctacgccaaaaaatgtagttagagactcaaacttgggcgcaacgtatgtatttgaataatagaaacaaaacctcatacctaagtcattttttttgaaaagtggatataatgggttttgattctgatccacacattTATACACGTGTAATAAATGTAGAAAATGTTCCTAGGAAGAAAATGTCACCTCTGTTAAAGGTTTTCGATATAGCCCTTTTGACCACAGCTCGAGTACCTACACATAAATTACTGTTAAATTCACTTATGTGAGTGTCaacagaacaaaaacaaaaaaagatcaaATTGTCTAATAAATATGATTGACATTGACATAGCAATGCAAAATATCTAAATTCCCTGGTAAAgccaaaatcaattaaaattgttgcaCATTATATTAACAGTGATTCATTACGCAGTCACATTTTTTACTTGCCGAAAGCTTTCAAACGAAGACTGATTAAGAAACGGAATGTCAGGACTATATCGAGACATTTTGTAAATCGGGACAGGGTCCAAATGTTTGGACTGTCCCGCCGAAATCGGAACGTCTGCTACAGAAAGTtcgaatatttgtttattttcattaCCCCTAGTTACACTTGTAGTTGTCTAGAAGCAAAATAATATGAATTCGCCGgactacaaataaataaaaatatttaggaaaccaaaaattattacaaCTCCATACTTTATTTAAGCTTGTAACTACAAGTCTACAAGTGATAATATTTTGATAGTAATCacgttttttcattttacatagGCTGCTGCCGCTAAAACTCCTGTGAAAGCGACTCCCGCAAAGAAGGCCGCCGACACAGAAGACTCGTCAGATGACTCCTCAGATGAGGATGAGAAACCAGCTGCAAAGAAGCCTGTTGTAGCTGCCAAATCTCCAGCTGCTAAGAAAGCAGCTTCTTCCAGTGATGATTCTTCAAGCGAAGAAGAGGAAGTGAAAAAACCAGCTCCAGCAAAGACTCCAGTCAAAGCTGCTCCAGCCGCAAAGAAGAAGGAATCCAGCAGCGACGATAGTAGCTCTGAGGAGGAAAAGAAACCAGCTGCCAAGCCAGTTGTAAAAACACCAACTGCTGCTGccaagaaacaagaatctagcAGTGATGATAGCTCTGATGAGGAAGAAACTAAAGCTGCTGTACCAGCGAAAAAGACTCCTGCTAAACCAACTCCAGCAAAGAAGGCCGCATCCAGCAGTGATGATAGCTCCGATGATGAAACTCCTGCTGTCACAACAGCTGTTAAAAAGACAGTTACTCCAGCACCTAAAAAGAAGGCCGATTCAAGTTCTGATGATGATTCTTCGGATTCGGAGCAACAGCCACCAGCAAAGAAGGCTGCTGTTAGTAAAGCAAAGGAATCTAGTGACGATAGTTCATCAGATGAAGATGACAAGCCACAAGCAGCACCAATTAAGAAGCAAGCAGCCAAGAAGGCTTCCTCAagtgacgatgatgatgaagaagagAAGAAGGAAGCTCCCAAAGCCGGAAAGAAACGCAAATTTAGTGAATCTTCAGCCGCTGAAAAGCCAAAGTATAGTAACTTTGTTAAGGGCGGAAATACTGGAAATGCggtaagttgtttttttatttttatggtttAAGGTTTTTTTGTCAGTTTATTTTATCAAGTAATATCTACAGATAAATTTGCAAATTAAAATGCTTTCTAATTGGAAGCGAATTGTAtggtttaatattttcaaatcgagaaaaaaaacgaataagTTAGGGCGTTTGAAAATCCATTATGAAAGTTTTATACCATATTATTCAATTATCCAACCGAAGACTCTTGAAGACAAAATTTGCGTTTCCTTATCACTGCTCAAAGCATTTAAAGGTTTTCTGAATCTTAgtgctttgaaaaataaaaattaaatatttcttctcAGTTTTTAAGCCAAGTTTTTTTCTGTGGAAGATCGTAATAATGTGAGAATTATACCGGTTTTCCAAGAGTCGATTTTCGCCACGTGCTGCGAATCTTTTGGGCTTTAATTGAATAGTGTGAATGAGGGCCACAAGTAACTTAACAAATTAAGAGCCTTAGGACATTTTGAAAAGCATGTAGCTTTCTCTTCAGCTTtgtagtctattgaatagacccttttggatggaacaaattcgttcaagagtttttattggcgattatgattccttggcatacaagaatactccagccaaaagtgctactaaatccattggtgcatttctgagaaaacggcaacactggtcggttttcagtttttttgatttaactcgaaaaccaagcctgactttgaaatggttcaaagacacttttcatagcaaattaaattttctgtcaagttaagatggttaaaaaattttaaaaattatttttgtctaaaattctaacctaaaatcaaagaaaaaaaagttaaaaaattgacaattttatttttttttactaaatcaaggggcattttgtgtatgtagccgggacgtccaaactttgtactaatgaaataaagtagaggtaaaatcctttgataatatgcaatttttaattttttttgtcaagaaacaacttaaatgtacctattcaaaaattagcactttttctaaatttttgacttttttagttaaaagcaagtttttaaaactcgataaaatcgtattaattggtaacttttagacttttaaagtaaacatacttcgagggattgatttaatataaactaaatatgacaaacaaaaaaatttatttgcatccttatggccttttgtgcaattttgtgtatgtgcatttttataaattcgggtcgaatggatggacggagagccattagctttggtctattgcatagaagaacatttaataccaactcttttactgttttcaatggcctgaaaaacaattcttgtaaaatccgcgaccaacgaaaagtttctcttgaaaaacgaaaaaaatactctaatgagtttgaaacaaaatagctcagggaaattagtaaatcaaattgcacttttcgcgggacaaatttttttcatggaacgtatttaggtgaatgtccttatcgtaaaagtgaattttttgggatgataagatatcgggaacagccgccatcttggaaaagaggtcggtgccgtttttattttataactccatttttactcatttaaaccaaaaatgtccgagggtagacttattatcaattaaattatctaaaaaatgatatacaaatgaattccgtgagttagttaaattcaattttatagtcggtcaaagtccgggttcttctcgcaaggttaagacaatatgacattttttcaaatatctgaagaacttttgatttgtttgggattttcttaaagaatgaattatagcacttttaattatctatgaaatgaaccctttattgtttttgtaaccatcacattgtagaggCAACCAAACGTggaagtcatgatatacgattttttaactgaacatatttgggatttcaatagttcaaataaacaatcaaaaattaaacacaatagtctcgaaaacataacggcttacacacctcatatcttgagttatacttatcgtaatgctgagattgaggtgttcatgtttaggaaaaatgacagggcatcagttcttatatttagaattttaaatagtgttacttgagcttattcacattaattggaaaattcacttcatttaaaacctcgaaaaccatataaaggttaacattaaagatttcaaactttgaattcaatatttagacgaatatagttaaaaaactgtttacttatattttggttatacctccacttcaaaaatttgctcggtctaatagaagaaaacttgttattttctcacttttggatagtagaatgtgaacttcgacgttagatggcttatacattatgttggttacagtaacgataaaggactcatttcatagataattcaaagtgctataattcatactttaagaaaatccccaacaaatcaaaagttcttcagatatttaaaaaaatgtcatattgtcttaaccttgcgagaagaacccggactttgaccgactataaaattgaatttaactaactcacggaattcatttgtatatcattttttagataatttaattgataataagtctaccctcggacatttttggtttaaatgagtaaaaatggagttataaaataaaaacggcaccgacctcttttccaagatggcggctgttcccgatatcttatcatcccaaaaaattcacttttacgataaggacattcacctaaatacgttccatgaaaaaaatttgtcccgcgaaaagtgcaatttgatttactaatttccctgagctattttgtttcaaactcattagagtatttttttcgtttttcaagagaaacttttcgttggtcgcggattttacaagaattgtttttcaggccattgaaaacagtaaaagagttggtattaaatgttcttctatgcaatagaccaaagctaatggctctccgtccatccattcgacccgaatttataaaaatgcacatacacaaaattgcacaaaaggccataaggatgcaaataaatttttttgtttgtcatatttagtttatattaaatcaatccctcgaagtatgtttactttaaaagtctaaaagttaccaattaatacgattttatcgagttttaaaaacttgcttttaactaaaaaagtcaaaaatttagaaaaagtgctaatttttgaataggtacatttaagttgtttcttgacaaaaaaaattaaaaattgcatattatcaaaggattttacctctactttatttcattagtacaaagtttggacgtcccggctacatacacaaaatgccccttgatttagtaaaaaaaaataaaattgtcaattttttaacttttttttctttgattttaggttagaattttagacaaaaataatttttaaaattttttaaccatcttaacttgacagaaaatttaatttgctatgaaaagtgtctttgaaccatttcaaagtcaggcttggttttcgagttaaatcaaaaaaactgaaaaccgaccagtgttgccgttttctcagaaatgcaccaatggatttagtagcacttttggctggagtattcttgtatgccaaggaatcataatcgccaataaaaagtcttgaacgaatttgttctatttttgctctggagctcggttctattaaatagactatttgGGGATAATTATTCGATCATAGAAAATGCCTGTATGATTTCTTTATCCGAAAACTCGAGATATTTGAAACTATCGCACTTGGGAGCTCTCTTCCGTTCAAATAAAATGTCGAGAATATTTGGCATTATGAAAATCGACAGCATTGGTATTCCTTTTTAAACAACAGTCACgtcaatcattttatttatgtacaCTGACACTAGTAGttattttggcaaaaataagagaaaaaagggttttaaaaaaaactaaaatagcGATTGAAAGTCAGTCGATTAAATAAAGGCAATTGTGAAGCACATTATACTTTTTTGTCGGTCGATTGTTGTATGcgcacaattttaaaattttaaactgataaTGCTCATCAGCAAACCTCTACTGCGCCGGGTTGTATAAAGAGAAAACTTTCGAATTGCCCACATTGTGATTGataaaaaatgcgaaaaaaatataatcatctATTTGCATCACTTACAAATGGGCCATTTGCCGAAATAAAGATAACCGCATATTTAATAATCAGCTAAAGAACCATGACGCACCCGGCAGTTACTATCAAAAGTAGGTATACTAACATTTTTTACGAAAAGGCTCTAAGGTCAATTTGATTTGAAAGCACTTTTTGTAATGTTCCATACTTTAAATTACACTCGTATAAACTAAGTTTAAAGCTAAAACTTTTCAAAGAATTAATTCTAACTCACttttacttgcaaaaaaaagaCTAGACTTTGAAAAGTCACGAAAACACTTCTATTGTAGACATTTACATAACCAAAAAATATCTCAATGTTTTCTATGGAAAATGCATCTACTTAGCCGTAACATCCATACTTTAATCTGAAAAATAATGCAAAGAAAATAGAGATTCAACCAAACTAATGAATTTTTGTCTGCTGGTTCcaaatccaaagtcaaaatttcaaaattttagaaatacttgaatattaacaggtcaaatttttggtttttgagtacttttgacgtcgaattacaactcctttaatttttttttttttgcaaaactacttaaatACAATCtcaaaaaactataatttatcgataaaagtttatcttttttcaaaatttacttttttctcaaagactttagATGTAGAAATATACTATGTTATTTAAAAGtcttagggccggtttgtttatctctcgattatcttttaatcaatgCCTTCCTTGGagtaatccttgattaaaagataatcgagtgtgaacaaactggGGCTggttaacaaaacttggttttggaataaatctttaaaaagttatgcacactaaagtcaatttaAATCACAACAAAGTTCATgctcccgatttttttttaaaccttttttggATTTGATTACCACTTTCTAatgcaatatctcaaaaaaaaaaaaacgaaaatatgaatttaggttattttttttgaacGGCGTGAATTTGATGCTTGAAAGTTAagagatatttttttgatttttgacaacgacataatatatacatatttgtatttttgattttgttttgtttttccccttttttcacaaattttactATCATTTTCACATTGTAACCACCAAAAGTTGGTCGTTTACTCCAGTCTCCTCGACTTAAACGTTCACAGTTTTTTCTTGAACAATGATTATATCATCAAACAGATTATACGCTCCACGACATTACAACGAAACTCTCTAAAGTTAATATACTTTTGATAAATATGTTGACAGTAGGTAGAATTATTTGTACCATTTTATCAAGGTAAAAGCTAATCTCCATCCATATGTTATACTCGTATAACTTTATGAACCTGGCTTATGTCAGTTCTTTCTTCTTGAGTTTCCATACAAAGTATATTTCTGTAATTTAATGTCTCACAGTCAATTTGGATGGTCC
This DNA window, taken from Episyrphus balteatus chromosome 2, idEpiBalt1.1, whole genome shotgun sequence, encodes the following:
- the LOC129909145 gene encoding nucleolar protein dao-5 isoform X2 yields the protein MAANDQLIAALVLDYLVKKDKTLAQVYQQKTKAVNLPKGCPKIDEILKHYQATSDKKIPALKGKADSSSDDSSSDDDEAPKKPVIANGKPAAVKKAAAAKKESSSEDSSDEEEKKPPAKKAATPAKPAAAKKAASSSDDSSSEEEAPKPAAKPAATPKPTPVKKAAASSSDSDDSDEDVEMPAAKTPSKPAPAAAKKESSSDDSSDEDEKPAAKKAATPAKPAAAAKKAASSSDDSSSDEEAAAKPPAKAAAAKTPVKATPAKKAADTEDSSDDSSDEDEKPAAKKPVVAAKSPAAKKAASSSDDSSSEEEEVKKPAPAKTPVKAAPAAKKKESSSDDSSSEEEKKPAAKPVVKTPTAAAKKQESSSDDSSDEEETKAAVPAKKTPAKPTPAKKAASSSDDSSDDETPAVTTAVKKTVTPAPKKKADSSSDDDSSDSEQQPPAKKAAVSKAKESSDDSSSDEDDKPQAAPIKKQAAKKASSSDDDDEEEKKEAPKAGKKRKFSESSAAEKPKYSNFVKGGNTGNAAETSTPNGNFKKHQPNLNGSGPKKNTPFRRVITEEVEIDPRVMDNSFDAKKNAFGSWGDRANKDLKHTRGKSFKHEKTKKKRGSYRGGQIDMGVNSIKFD
- the LOC129909145 gene encoding nucleolar protein dao-5 isoform X1 — translated: MAANDQLIAALVLDYLVKKDKTLAQVYQQKTKAVNLPKGCPKIDEILKHYQATSDKKIPALKGKADSSSDDSSSDDDEAPKKPVIANGKPAAVKKAAAAKKESSSEDSSDEEEKKPPAKKAATPAKPAAAKKAASSSDDSSSEEEAPKPAAKPAATPKPTPVKKAAASSSDSDDSDEDVEMPAAKTPSKPAPAAAKKESSSDDSSDEDEKPAAKKAATPAKPAAAAKKAASSSDDSSSDEEAAAKPPAKAAAAKTPVKATPAKKAADTEDSSDDSSDEDEKPAAKKPVVAAKSPAAKKAASSSDDSSSEEEEVKKPAPAKTPVKAAPAAKKKESSSDDSSSEEEKKPAAKPVVKTPTAAAKKQESSSDDSSDEEETKAAVPAKKTPAKPTPAKKAASSSDDSSDDETPAVTTAVKKTVTPAPKKKADSSSDDDSSDSEQQPPAKKAAVSKAKESSDDSSSDEDDKPQAAPIKKQAAKKASSSDDDDEEEKKEAPKAGKKRKFSESSAAEKPKYSNFVKGGNTGNADEANENGNEGNNGKDWKNKNGGGFRGGNRGGDRGRGRGGGDGGFKKFGGRGGGGDGGGFRKSFGGHGNNEGGGEGGEGRKSFGGGFGGRGGGGGRGRGGGDRGGGRGRGGFGGEGRGRGGGGGRGRGGFDGGRGRGGGGGGFNKSFGNKSFDSPAQNKKISFDD